A part of Caretta caretta isolate rCarCar2 chromosome 1, rCarCar1.hap1, whole genome shotgun sequence genomic DNA contains:
- the LOC125644733 gene encoding uncharacterized protein LOC125644733: MLANGNSVPFANQCSGDGNGPRPQQPSCGCPTKAELIINRKVLQLAHANFPIARSPFGACTGAAAPSSASHASGSAGCARPGKFARWKVSTRIPQPAPARPALQRDRPTPRSKGAAPFPPAASAPGLPPLHGLHEPGSQPRCGLPVQRAARDWSREETAGGSARSSGLCLGALSGGGRGRSQPAGLVTAQPTGRRARSRVAASSSPCQPLPSRETDPHSPRSCRLLSGEHRRSASVSAHPGRETLALHSLPGASSSPQRHTRLALDPRKRLPPSRHSRQTSRVLLSHPQLPRSYTPTLQPLTSASTHPTGAGKAPRATPSAPCNSPSVAGRATRCTVKARDLDRASQCVSAFIPRPLLLTVVYPDPLAGSYG; encoded by the exons ATGTTAGCAAATGGAAATTCAGTCCCATTTGCAAACCAATGCAGCGGGGATGGAAACGGTCCGAGGCCCCAGCAACCCTCCTGCGGCTGCCCTACAAAGGCTGAACTAATCATTAACCGCAAAG TTTTGCAACTTGCACATGCGAACTTCCCTATCGCGCGGAGCCCCTTCGGAGCGTGCACTGGGGCTGCTGCACCTTCCTCGGCGTCCCACGCTAGCGGCAGCGCGGGCTGTGCACGCCCAGGCAAGTTTGCAAGGTGGAAAGTTTCCACGCGTATCCCCCAGCCCGCTCCTGCCCGCCCGGCTCTGCAAAGGGACCGGCCAACCCCAAGAAGCAAAGGCGCCGCACCCTTCCCTCCAGCGGCATCAGCTCCGGGGCTTCCTCCGCTGCACGGTCTCCATGAGCCTGGGAGCCAGCCCCGCTGCGGCCTCCCGGTGCAGCGCGCAGCCCGGGACTGGAGCCGGGAGGAGACGGCTGGAGGCTCGGCGCGCAGCTCGGGACTCTGCCTGGGGGCTCTGAgcggagggggaagggggcgATCCCAACCCGCCGGTCTGGTCACAGCGCAGCCTACCGGGAGGAGAGCCCGCTCCCGTGTCGCCGCCTCTTCTTCCCCTTGCCAGCCTCTCCCTAGCAGAGAGACAGACCCACACTCACCCCGCTCCTGCCGCCTGCTCTCTGGGGAACACAGACGCTCAGCCTCTGTGTCCGCTCATCCCGGCAGAGAGACGCTCGctctccacagcctccctggtgcCTCTTCTTCCCCTCAAAGACACACACGGCTCGCCCTGGATCCTCGCAAGCGCCTGCCTCCTTCCCGTCACAGCAGGCAGACCTCACGAGTtcttctctcccatccccagctgcCGCGCTCctacacacccaccctgcagccTCTCACATCTGCCTCAACCCATCCCACCGGCGCAGGGAAGGCTCCACGGGCTACACCCTCAGCTCCATGCAATAGTCCTTCAGTGGCAGGGCGAGCCACACGGTGCACTGTAAAAGCCCGAGATCTGGACAGGGCTTCCCAGTGTGTTTCTGCTTTTATCCCGCGGCCCTTGCTCCTTACTGTTGTTTACCCCGATCCCCTGGCGGGTAGTTATGGGTGA